In one Serinus canaria isolate serCan28SL12 chromosome 2, serCan2020, whole genome shotgun sequence genomic region, the following are encoded:
- the CSRNP1 gene encoding cysteine/serine-rich nuclear protein 1: protein MSGVLKRKYEELGDDSTYCSSSSCSPLSSSASSGWDTDEENSRGEPKPSSALMSSFTPTSILKKSKRLKKNNVEFDRVTVFYFPRCQGFTSVPSRGGCTLGMVSKHSSSRQFTLAEFSKEQENVRRGKLEEKLKEEKLEALKWKLTMNGTKESEEANQLTIEDISDDDIDVSNVDLEDGFFLQPYPAKKRRALLKAVGVKKIDKEEKRELHNIRLSREDCGCDCREVCDPETCSCSLAGIKCQMDHTSFPCGCTKDGCGNTEGRIEFNQARVQTHFIHTIMKLELEKQQQSSEKVAEAEPPFRERLPALGCAAGKGSLEERAVPLAPAFQFSPDLEALGENSCSSDMTDSSISSHPSEDLEEPYESLPSDKSQSDVDDDGLARILHFNDSDAEEESRRGQDDLGCFHPTDFFIEDHGSEAKPVPGHLSHLSECLDENANQDSGGLLEDAAHGRCDGLSCCASSSTEPCSKSYADLSLSSDSLDFFQSFSDYNLGPLYNSLKEYENLDNFSALQFQLPNFPGFPQAGDQGSCFLESLIGLSESIPETPAPFTDNQLLEDAIKSSLMETVKV from the exons ATGAGCGGAGTATTGAAAAGGAAGTATGAAGAGCTGGGGGATGACAGCACCtactgctcctcctcctcctgttcccccctctcctcctcagcatcCTCAGGCTGGGACACTGATGAGGAGAATTCCCGTGGAGagcccaagcccagctctgccttaaTGTCCAGCTTCACCC CCACGTCAATCCTGAAGAAATCCAAGCGACTAAAGAAGAACAATGTGGAGTTTGACCGGGTCACTGTGTTTTACTTCCCACGCTGCCAGGGCTTCACGAGCGTGCCTAGCCGTGGGGGCTGTACCCTGGGCATGGTGAGCAAACACAGCTCCTCCCGCCAGTTCACGCTGGCAGAGTTTtcaaaggagcaggaaaacGTCCGTCGGGGCAAACTcgaagagaaattaaaagaggAGAAGTTGGAAGCGTTGAAATGGAAA CTAACCATGAACGGCACCAAGGAGTCAGAAGAGGCCAACCAGCTCACCATCGAGGACATCTCGGACGATGACATCGACGTCAGCAACGTGGACCTGGAGGATGGCTTCTTCCTGCAGCCCTACCCCGCCAAGAAGAGGCGCGCGCTGCTGAAGGCCGTGGGCGTGAAGAAGATCGACAAGGAGGAGAAGCGGGAGCTGCACAACATCCGCCTGTCCCGGGAGGACTGCGGCTGCGACTGCCGCGAGGTCTGCGACCCCGAgacctgcagctgcagtttggcAGGCATTAAATGTCAG ATGGATCACACCTCCTTCCCCTGCGGCTGCACCAAGGACGGCTGTGGCAACACCGAGGGCAGGATCGAGTTCAACCAGGCCCGTGTGCAGACGCATTTCATCCACACCATCATGAAGttggagctggagaagcagcagcagagcagcgaGAAGGTGGCGGAGGCCGAGCCCCCTTTCCGGGAGCGGCTCCCTGCGCTGGGATGCGCGGCAGGGAAGGGCTCGCTGGAGGAGCGCGCTGTGCCGCTGGCACCTGCCTTCCAGTTCAGCCCCGACCTGGAGGCCCTGGGGGagaacagctgcagcagtgacatgACAGactcctccatctcctcccaccccagcGAGGACCTGGAGGAGCCCTACGAGAGCCTCCCCTCCGACAAATCCCAGTCGGACGTGGACGACGACGGCTTGGCGCGCATCCTCCACTTCAACGACTCGGACGCTGAGGAAGAGAGCAGGCGTGGCCAGGATGACCTCGGCTGCTTCCATCCCACCGACTTCTTCATCGAGGACCATGGCAGCGAGGCCAAGCCTGTCCCTGGCCACTTGTCCCACCTCTCAGAGTGCCTGGATGAGAATGCCAACCAGGACAGTGGGGGTTTGCTGGAGGATGCAGCGCATGGGAGGTGCGATGGGTTGTCCTGCTGCGCCTCCTCCTCCACTGAGCCCTGCTCCAAGAGCTACGCCGacctcagcctttcctctgaTTCCTTGGATTTCTTCCAGTCCTTCTCAGACTATAACTTGGGACCCCTTTACAACTCCTTAAAGGAGTATGAGAACCTGGATAACTTCTCAGCGTTACAGTTTCAGTTGCCTAATTTCCCCGGCTTCCCACAAGCCGGAGATCAGGGCTCCTGTTTCTTGGAGTCCCTCATTGGTTTGTCCGAATCCATCCCTGAAACCCCAGCCCCTTTCACAGACAATCAACTTTTGGAGGATGCCATCAAGTCATCACTGATGGAGACAGTGAAGGTGTGA